AGCTCTAGGTTGGTGCCTGCTTTTCAAACTAGGAAGCATACGTTACATCCTTCACTTGGAAAACATGTTCCTTTTTGCCTTGTTTGCGCCGCCAGGCTCTCTGTCTCCTCTGGTTCTCTCTTTGAAGTTTTCAGCTTGTTATTGTTGGTCCTATTCATCTTGTGATGTTGTGCATGCCTGTTCTTTCTTCTACCACGGTTATTTACCTGCCCCGTACGCTAAATGTGGAAATAAAACTCCGGTGAAGCATAAAAACTGGATTTTTCTGGGCTTTAGTCTACTTATCCGCTGCATATGCAAAAGAAAACCTGAAAGAAAAGACCCTGATTCCTCAGAGATTCCCTACTTCCGCTCTCTCAATTATTAGTAGCAGATAAGAGATTCATGAGCAAAGCTCCAAAAGATGCTACTGTTTGGCCCTATCCAGTTGAGTAGTGTTTAGCTAGGTATTTCGTACCAcccatttctttcttttttgttaTTATCTATTTAGATTTTCTCTATCTAGACGGGGTCTTGGAACACGCATTTTTTGTCAGTTTCTTTTTGTTAGCTCGCTAGCGAGGGTCACAAGATTTCTTGGGAGGATAAGGTCAAACAAGAAACTCTTAGGGGCGTGTCTGCAAAACTTGTTTAAAATCTTTTTGTGACGTTGAACATTTGGTGGCTATTCCTGAGATGGGAAAGGGGCAGAGGGAGCCATAAGTGTGAAATTTATGAGGTGCCAAGAGGAGGCCTGTGCATCTCATTAAATTGCTCAGAAACTTGAATCCATACTTCAAATAGCTTCCAGTTTCCGCATCAAAATACAGCAATGAAATACTGACCCAACCGAATTCAACCAGTTACTACTCACCCTAGCAGTAAATTTCTTTTGCAATCTGTACGATGTTGGCTGTTAGATCTAGTTGGCACAGCTGGGGGTTACATTTGCTTTTGTCTCACTTTTGATAGAACCGAAAAAAATGAGTGCCCAAAAGCAGGCCCGTGCTTTTGCCCCTTCTCTTTGGCCTTGGCCCTTTTTCCTTTTGAACAGGAAAAGAGGGTCTTTACCGTTGCAATTACACAGAACAGCACTCTGCTCCAAAAATACTGTTGTTGGCCAACTGCAGGTCCAGCCAACTGGTAGGTGTGCTACAGCATGTCATGCTTAAAAATCCACCAGACCAACTAACTGCTCTTGATTGCAAAGGGGAGGGGTATTGCTGATTCTTAAATTCATGAACATTGACACCCCAACTCTCAAATGTTCTTTCTGACTGTGTTATTCTGTAATCTGTGAAGTTTATAGTTACATTTGTGTTCATTCTTTAGTATTTATGATTCAAGGTTCATGTTATGCACAAAACTTGCATGCTCACACCAAATTGTTGACTGTGGCCAGGTACCAAAGGCTTACTAGGCACTCCATTGTCATTGATGGATCCCGGTTATCACCATTGGGCTGGAGTGGTCTGTCATGGGCAATTGGCATCCTCATCGTGGCGCCGATACTCACTCAGACTGCTCACCACCTTGACCGTGGCCAGTATCAGTCACTcatcctcattgctgccacGTCCTTTGGGTCATTCTTTTGCCTGCTCACTGGCTTCTTCAAGACAGTCTGGGTGTTCCTCTTCTACATCCTCTTCATTGCAGGATCAATTATTGTCGCTGAGGCTGTGCACACCCGCAACCTTGGACTGATGATTCGTGGCCTTGCTGCGCATGACTCAGGCAAGCACCTTGTTCTTCGCCGCCGTGCTGCGGCCAGCCAGCTCAGCCTGTACTGCACTGCCATTGGAGGCATTGGGGCGGCCCTCATGGCTGCGTTCATGTACCACATGCTGCGGCGCACTGATCAGCTCACTGGACTTTGGGTCGTCTCCATCTTCAGTGGCCTTATCTGGTTCATAGGCATCTGCCATGGTCTTTTCACAAACAGGCCCAGCAGCTCATCACCTGCCACAGCATTTGAGCCCAACTTCTTCACCAAGCTCAGCTACAGCATGACCCTTCTGCGTTACCCACAGGCCATTGGCAGCTTGGTTGCTGTGTTCCTTTCATCTTTTGCCACAATGTGCATCTTCACTAGTGGTACACTCTATGCCATTGGTGGTGTTTGCATCAAGCCTGTGCTCGTGCTTGTGCTTTGGATCCTTTACTTCCTGTTCCCCTTGATATCACTTCCACTTCTCCACCCAATCCAGATCATCATCCGTGCTGATGCTGTTCGCATGCAGCTGCTTGGTTTCATAATCTGCCTTTTCGTGTCTGGTGCTGGATTCTACTTCAAGAGCCACAGGTGGAGAGCCGCTCACATCATTGTCATCGCCCTTGTGCAGAGCACTGCCAATGGTATATTATACTCATTTGGCCGCATTCTGCTCCTTGACGCCTCACCACCGGGAAAAGAGGGTGCATTTGCTGTCTGGTATGCATTTGTCCGCTGCATTGGTGCTATGATTGGCTTCGCTGCTGCATCAGCTGGCCCTGGGCGTGCTGGAGGATCATTTGCTGCTGCATTCCTTGGGAGCTTCCTAGGCATCATTGTTCTGATCTTCGGCAATGTCAGCAACATTGGGGCGCTGAAGGCTGCGGGGCACCTCAAGGGAATGGACGATGAGAAGAGGATGGGTGGTCTTGGCATGGAGAAAGGCGAAGGCATGGGTAGTGCCGTTGCTGATTCGGGCGAAGGCAGAGGGAGGGTATGATGACGATTTCAAGAGACGGTGTATTTCTGGGAGGAAAAGATTGCATTGCTGTGGAGGTTGTGTTTGTGAGAAGGATTTGTTCTCTTCTTTCTTGTTTCTTGGTCATGTTTCAGTGACACTGTTAATCCCAGTGCGTTGCCCCTTTGATGCATGATGATGGATGACATAGTGGTAGAGGAGTGTGCTAGTTGTTAATGTGCTATTCTTTTGCTTGCAAGACAATTGTAACTGATGATGATATGGTTCTTTGTTCACCATCCGTCCAAAAATCTCTTGCAGTCTCCATTCATAATTTAATTTCAGTCTGGAAAACTCTGATCGTGTAGAATGAAGTATATTTCTGTAAACTCTGACGTTCCATGTGCATTTCATTGGTAGGTCACCAGTGTCGTTGCAGTGTATCTATCTGCGTTGAGAACTTCCCAGTTCATGATCAGCTCATCCGGATAGTCGTATGATAAAATTACATATCGTATATTATTTGTTTGAACTATGAAGCCAATGATGTAATGCCTACAAGTTCTTTTTTTTACCAAATAATCAGGCTTGCAAATGCCATTATAAAAAAACAAAGATTATTGGAGCCAACTTTAATCTTGTTGAAGGCTGCTATAAACAAAGATGATTGAAGCCAAATTTAACCTTGTGGCAGCCTGCATCCGGAGCATGTGATGTAATTCCTTCTGACTTTATCTGCTAATCATTGCACAAGACATTGTACTTCCACGCATTAGTTAAATCGTGCAAACATCAGAAGAAAGAATTTAAAAGTTGCTTTTTTTCCCCATGCTGCGACTCCGAGCATCCGACACATTTTGTACCCCCTGTGCATAATAACAAGGTTTCAACGGCTAAAAACAGCATCATGACAAAATTAAGCCTTAGTTGCTCTTTCAGCGTCTGTTGGGGGGCAGCTTTTCACACCAGGTTTTATCATATTTTTGCCTGCGTTCTTGTCTTCACCTGCACCAAGAATCTCTCACCTCACCAATCTCCAAAAGTCAAGAGACGACTCCTGCCAAAAAAGACCCCAATTCGCTCGAACTCCAGTCAATTCACGCGGGAATTAAAAGTaacaaagaaaagaaaaaaaaaatactcTAGTGATGAGTGGCAAGTCAAATTGGCATACGCGATAAGTACAATGAGGTCTACGGAGCCGTCTACGTCCAACGGCCTCGACGTACACATCCAGTCACGACCGGGAGCAGGTCTCGGCGTCAGCATTACGGCACGTCTAATGGTCTTCTAATCCAACCGGTAACCTCACTTGTTCTATACCAGAGTCAACTTAGTTGCTACCTTCTAGACCGGGTCAGATGTGAAGTGCAGTTTTCTTTAGGCCTTGTGCTCTTGTGCAAAGTCACACGGCCTCTGAACAACTCAGTGGCCATGGAGTCATCTCTGAATTTTCAAGGATTTATGGGGCGTGCTGGAGAAGATTTAACCGCAATTTCAGGTCTCCAAGTGCGACTTTTCCGCGCTAATAATTCAATTGTTGATGGTTGGACTTTTGGACTTGATGATGTGTTTACAAAGACTAAAGTACAGGGCTGAGGAGAAAGCAACAGGTGCTTAAGCGTGCTAGTGGCATTAATATTCTCTGTCAAAGGAAAAAGATTGATGTGGTAGGTTTTAAGATTTTGGATAGTGGAATGGTTGGAGAAAGCGTTTACTTGGACTTTTAGGTTCTGTTTTTGTAGCAAATCTTAACTACTTCCCACTTTTAAAATGAAGTTTGTTCTAAACATAATATGCGTTAAAAGAGGAAATACAAGAGAATTCGAGGAATCTTAGTATTCTTGGCACACTTGGTCATATGTCTATCTAGTTGCAACTAGTATTATGTGTTGTTCTTATCAGTTATGATTGGGAGTGCTACATCATCATGGTGTCATATTCCACAGGGATATAGATGAGCTTGCAAGAGGTGACCATTGGCATTTGTTCGGTTAACCTACAACAAATGTACTTAGGATTTATCATGTTGGCATAATGAACATCACATCAGGTAGACGTAGGCAGGCAAGGCACGGCAGGGGGGCGTGGGTGGCTGTCTGGTTGATGCCATGCCTCATGCCTCATGGGTCGTGTTGTCCCTTGTCACCCTTTGTTTTTGTATTCCATGTCCTCTGATATTTGTGTGAGAATGGGTAGTTTTTTCATGATTTCTGTGGCCTGCTAAGGTGCTGTCACACTCAAAAACTGTGTGCAGCCTCTCAGCTGGTGTGGTGAGGATGATGATTGTCAATTGTCATGTGTTGTGAGGGCCCCACTGTCATTGTAAAGAAAGCAAACAAAGCCAGGGCAGGGCAAGGGCGCGCGTGTGTGTGCACGAGAAACAAGCTAACGACAAAATAGACGGCCTCGTCCTCTTTTTACCGTTGCCAGTACAGGCAATCAAACCACTCAGTCCCAGCTAGGTACATTTAACAGAAGGTAAAaccattttttatttttttttaaaatagtGTTGTACCTTCCAAAATTTAAAAAATCTGATGGCCATACTTGCAGTCTCTCATTTTCTTATAGTAACATGTGAGAAGGATAAAAAAAAGGTGTGCACGATTATTAAAGAAGTCACCACATCGACTCAAGGACTCAGGAACATGGACTGGTCAGAGTGTCAGACAGACAGACaatggaggaggagggggaggccaTGGAGACGTGCAGACTGCAGAGGGAGAGGTATTGCCGCGGTGTTATTAGCTGCTAGAGGAAAGCCATGCCCTGAAACTGAAACTGAAACTGATCCGTGATGATGAGAGGCACAGGCTTGTTTCTTGTTCATTAGTTCCTGGCTTGACCGCTTGACCACTGTAACGCAAAGAATCCCGTTTCCTTGTCCTCTCTTCCGTTTCATCGGAGTGCAAATGTAATGTTGACCCGTTGCTGTACTAGCCGTTACTGTAGCCTTCGGTGTCAGGCCCGCCCAACGGTCATGTGtgtgcagagagagagagagagagagagagagagagagagagagagagagcccggTGCACATGTCACATGTCcagtgcggggggggggggggggggggggagtaaTCAGGCACTACTAATCACTCTCTCTGTCCTCTGGAAGCACAAGCATCATTCAAGTTCGAATAGTGCTGCAGCATGTGTGCAACTGTTGTCACAGGCTTACAGCAAGCAACGGGTGAGTGCCCATCACTTGCTTGTTTATGGCTGCTTAAGTTGTTGCCGTGCAGGGTCCAAATCTCCTTGccgtcctctctctctctctctaagttttttttttgaagtagTTCTCTCTGTCTAAGTACAGTGCCTGCTTCGATGGATTACCACAGCACACAGTTTAATTTAATCGCCAGCGAGTAATGCGCTTTTGGCCGCTCTGATCGCCGGTTTGAGAATTCCATTTCTGTCCGGTTAGACGGCAGCTGCAGGCCGAGAGAAGAGAGTTGACCAGTGCATGAACCTAATAATTTGTTATTAGTACACCTGCTGATGCTACTGTAGACAATTAACAAAAGGCTAGTCATTAAGATTGGTCCTTAGTTTCAGCAGTAGGAATTATTAGCACTTGATCCAGTCCTAATCACTTGTTTAATCAATGTGCCCAGCCTTTCCAACCAGGCCTGCAAGTGTATGCGCAGTGTtgtcttcttgatggcggctTGCTCCTGTTGTTTTCTGCTTGCAGCAGCATGGATAGTGAAGCCTCAACTGGCATTACAAGATTcttgcctgcctgcctgccctgCCTCTACACAGATCAGCAGGTGGTTAGTTTCCAAACCACTGTAATTGCATGCTTTATTATTAGTAAGTGTGTTAACAAAGAAACAAAAGGCAATGGTAATTGCAACGCATTTGCTGAATGGCAGGTACTGCTGCAGGCCCTGTACAGAGTAGTACACCTTTTTCTGATTCTGAAGATCGGCCGTGCTCAAATTGCTTTTATcatgtcctttgcattaataaaatcatcaaatcaaatcaagCCGATATATAGTCCTGCAAAAGTCCAGTCGTCCCCACGAGCAAAAGAGAGAAGCAAAGCCTACCCAGCACGCCAACTCCTTTTGAACGGCcgaaaaaaggaaaagaaacatTCTATATAGAGCTATATATCCTGCCATTTTTTTAATGTTTAGCGTCGCTGAATTTGGGGAGACCATGGAAAAGGAGCATTATTAGGTTAGACTGAGATTCATCTTATCCGCACCATCCTAAGCTGACCCAGGTCTCGGTTCTCGGAGTTACCTGTGTTAACCAAAAAAATAATTAGTACGGTAACAATACCGGCTGCTTATTAGCTACTGTTTTCTTTTCTCATTGAAGTTTCAATGAAGAGGAATGATGGCCAAAAGGGTTTTCTTTCATTCATGCGCTTCCTATGTACTGGAAACAAGTCGACAAATGGAGGTGAAAAACATGTAAATATATATTCACTGGTCACTGGATTTTTGTCTCTGACTATGACCTCATGATTAGCACTATTCACATACAGGCACACAAATTCAATTCAGAACATGGGCCCATAATTACAAGAAAACATTCCCGCGTTAGTTTCTCAGAGATATCTGATAATATAGCGCTTTAATTTGTGCATACAAATTATACATGGATGATTCTAATCCAAGAGGCCCCAGCTGCAAGCAATGTCATGTGCAAAGCGTCCAGCTTAGAAGCCCAGCTACCTCTGAGCACTAACCGAAGATGCAACTGCTACATGCTTTTAACCTTTATTTTTCTCAAGGATTAGTACGTGTTGTCTGTCACTTGATGCTCACGATTGTGTAGCCATGGCAGCCAACATCTAGTGGGCAATGTTCTCACATGGATCGACAGGGCACCTGGCCACAAAAGCGCTAATCCTCCTAGTGCGAGAGTTGGTGCGGCTGCAGCGGCCAACACCATGATGAGTATGTTTCAAGAACCCTAGATTCAGGAAAGCAGCAACAAGCTACCCGTATTGGTCACTGCTGGTTAACACATTCTATCTGTACATCTCTCTGCACTCTAATTTTCTAGATCATCGTTTTCAGTTACTGGCATTTGGTATTGTTCTGAATTCTGATCAGACTGTATCCTTTTATCCTATCTCTGCATAGAACTGTTGCTGAAGGAATATCCACAAAGTTTTATTTCTTGTGCAAGGAGATTGTCTTTTGGAAATGAGCAGATGAACTGATTGACTGGCAATATTGTAACATTAGAGCAACATGTAAGCTTTCAATGTGAACAGTGGGAGGAAGCACACATGGCATTTATCTAGAAGTTGCAAATGTCATATGTAAAAGAGACATCGCACCAAATCCCATTTAATAGTGCCAAAATAGATTATGCAAGCAGCAGCCGTATCTCTCAAGGTGAgaaagctagaaaacaaatatAAAAAGCAGAGGTGACAACTACAAGCGCCCACAAAGTCTATTATCTAGGTCTGAATTAACGATGCCCCTAGCATCTTCCAAATGAAATTACAACCCATCTCATCCA
The genomic region above belongs to Panicum hallii strain FIL2 chromosome 4, PHallii_v3.1, whole genome shotgun sequence and contains:
- the LOC112889251 gene encoding uncharacterized protein LOC112889251, which translates into the protein MSEQPLPQPRSSMREALEKEDKEKAAAAAAAKDKAAVPKNGGNGGGKNGGGNGGGGGNNGGGPPQSGEETAREIQVVREAYRRETAAPAYVIPEEPPAMVELVGWYLYGFCSYFITHLLLPVLFPAIITQVAFPSSDFTPDPKYTVKGATCSIHEMSMYQRLTRHSIVIDGSRLSPLGWSGLSWAIGILIVAPILTQTAHHLDRGQYQSLILIAATSFGSFFCLLTGFFKTVWVFLFYILFIAGSIIVAEAVHTRNLGLMIRGLAAHDSGKHLVLRRRAAASQLSLYCTAIGGIGAALMAAFMYHMLRRTDQLTGLWVVSIFSGLIWFIGICHGLFTNRPSSSSPATAFEPNFFTKLSYSMTLLRYPQAIGSLVAVFLSSFATMCIFTSGTLYAIGGVCIKPVLVLVLWILYFLFPLISLPLLHPIQIIIRADAVRMQLLGFIICLFVSGAGFYFKSHRWRAAHIIVIALVQSTANGILYSFGRILLLDASPPGKEGAFAVWYAFVRCIGAMIGFAAASAGPGRAGGSFAAAFLGSFLGIIVLIFGNVSNIGALKAAGHLKGMDDEKRMGGLGMEKGEGMGSAVADSGEGRGRV